In the genome of Pelobacter seleniigenes DSM 18267, one region contains:
- a CDS encoding antibiotic biosynthesis monooxygenase family protein, protein MAELATTPQPPYYAVIFSSQRTADDNGYADMATRMLELAAKQPGFLGVESARDGLGITVSYWESLDAISAWKQNAKHQLAQRRGRDKWYSAFRVRVAKVERDYGV, encoded by the coding sequence ATGGCAGAGCTTGCTACCACTCCGCAACCGCCTTATTACGCAGTCATTTTCAGCAGTCAGCGAACCGCTGATGATAACGGTTATGCCGACATGGCCACCCGAATGCTGGAGCTGGCGGCCAAGCAGCCCGGCTTTCTGGGGGTTGAATCGGCCCGGGACGGTTTGGGCATCACCGTTTCCTACTGGGAAAGCTTGGACGCGATTAGCGCCTGGAAACAGAACGCCAAGCACCAACTGGCGCAAAGGCGGGGACGGGACAAATGGTACTCCGCCTTTCGGGTTCGGGTCGCCAAGGTCGAGCGCGACTACGGTGTTTAA
- the fghA gene encoding S-formylglutathione hydrolase: MPFNQLAANKCFAGQQLRFRHLSQVLGCDMTFSLYMPPQAQQRQVPLLLWLSGLTCTDENFVQKAGAQRYAAHHGIAILCPDTSPRGENVPDDPDGAWDFGQGAGFYLNATQTPWDQHYHMEQYLIDELLPQVIHNFPISPERVGISGHSMGGHGALTLGLNYPARFRSISAFAPICAPSQVPWGKKAFSRYLGEDSSTWLRYDACELIRQHTSPPPLLVDQGTTDQFLVEQLKPDLLQQACSDHDVPLQLRMHPGYDHSYFFIATFIEDHILFHCERLLES, from the coding sequence ATGCCGTTTAACCAACTCGCTGCCAACAAATGCTTTGCAGGACAACAACTCCGCTTCCGCCACCTGTCCCAGGTTCTCGGCTGCGACATGACCTTTTCGCTCTACATGCCGCCACAAGCACAGCAAAGACAGGTTCCGCTGCTGCTGTGGCTGTCCGGGTTGACCTGCACAGATGAAAATTTTGTCCAGAAAGCCGGAGCACAGCGTTACGCTGCGCACCACGGGATCGCCATCCTCTGCCCGGACACCAGTCCGCGCGGCGAGAATGTTCCCGATGATCCGGACGGCGCCTGGGATTTTGGTCAGGGGGCCGGATTCTATCTCAACGCCACTCAAACGCCCTGGGATCAGCACTATCATATGGAGCAATATCTGATCGATGAGCTGCTTCCCCAAGTGATTCATAACTTCCCCATCAGCCCCGAACGGGTCGGTATTTCCGGACACTCCATGGGCGGGCATGGGGCGCTGACTCTGGGGCTCAATTACCCGGCCAGGTTCCGTTCAATTTCCGCTTTTGCGCCGATCTGCGCCCCCTCTCAGGTGCCGTGGGGAAAAAAAGCCTTCAGCCGCTATCTGGGAGAGGATTCCAGCACCTGGTTACGTTACGACGCTTGTGAGTTGATTCGTCAGCACACCTCCCCGCCTCCGCTGTTGGTGGACCAGGGCACCACCGATCAGTTCCTGGTCGAACAGCTCAAACCAGACCTGCTGCAGCAGGCCTGCAGTGATCACGATGTCCCCCTGCAGCTGCGCATGCACCCCGGCTATGATCACAGTTACTTTTTCATTGCGACCTTTATCGAAGACCATATCCTGTTTCATTGCGAACGACTTCTGGAAAGTTAA
- a CDS encoding tyrosine-type recombinase/integrase, which yields MESSEQSRFNDLYQRHLRMLKLQGKSDKTIDVYARAVRRVAQHFDCCPDRLSPDQLEVYFGQLVDSHSWSTVKVDRNGLQFFWKHVLKQNWQWINIIKPPKIQSLPDILTTAEVEILLATARKLRFRVFFLTTYSMGLRLEEALALQVGDIDALQKRVHIRCGKGRKDRFVPLPDLTYQALRALWSVHRHPHLLFPNANGSPQTIRRATTHMDRGGVQKTIKVLAAQCGFKKKSPRTLCATALPPICLNAV from the coding sequence ATGGAATCATCGGAACAATCCCGCTTTAACGATCTCTACCAACGTCACCTGCGCATGCTGAAGTTGCAGGGCAAAAGTGACAAGACCATCGATGTGTATGCCCGTGCGGTCCGCCGGGTGGCCCAGCATTTCGATTGCTGTCCCGACCGACTCTCGCCAGATCAACTGGAAGTCTACTTCGGCCAGTTGGTCGACTCCCACTCCTGGAGTACGGTCAAGGTCGACCGGAACGGCCTGCAATTCTTCTGGAAACATGTGCTCAAACAAAACTGGCAGTGGATCAACATCATCAAACCGCCAAAAATCCAATCCCTTCCGGACATTCTCACCACAGCAGAGGTGGAAATATTGCTGGCGACGGCGCGCAAGCTGCGTTTCCGGGTGTTTTTCCTGACCACTTATTCCATGGGGCTCCGCCTGGAGGAGGCTCTGGCCCTCCAGGTTGGCGACATTGATGCGTTACAAAAACGGGTTCATATCCGTTGCGGAAAAGGCCGGAAGGATCGTTTTGTTCCCTTGCCCGACCTCACCTATCAGGCCTTGAGGGCCTTGTGGTCTGTGCATCGTCACCCGCATCTCCTCTTTCCAAATGCCAACGGGTCACCGCAGACGATCCGGCGGGCGACAACGCATATGGACCGGGGCGGCGTGCAGAAAACGATCAAGGTCCTTGCCGCGCAGTGCGGGTTTAAAAAAAAATCACCACGCACTCTCTGCGCCACAGCTTTGCCACCCATCTGCTTGAACGCGGTCTGA
- a CDS encoding IS91 family transposase encodes MDLSSIVERFYDSFMTQYAGRLRPGQRRALRAIRRCRTPAAGELYLRCPECEQAHWRPLSCGHRSCPKCQNYEASRWLDRQQSKLLPVSYFMVTLTLPAEFRSLARRFQAEIYTCLFACAISTLKDFGLNPKHLGADLGMTAVLHTQTRRLDYHPHLHVIVPGGGIDRRRRQWKKVKGRYLFNEFNLARVFRARFLAALSNTPLKIPPNTPPQWVVNCQHVGTGLPALKYLSRYLYRGVIAETNIISCQNGEVTFRYRSSAGQTCTRTLKGEDFLWLILQHVLPKGFRRVRDYGFLHGNAKRLLRLVQLVLRVMVEPIPMRSRPVFRCPHCKAAMEVVAFRRPIYLTG; translated from the coding sequence ATGGATCTGAGCTCTATCGTTGAACGATTTTACGATTCTTTCATGACCCAGTATGCCGGCCGGTTGCGCCCTGGTCAGCGCCGTGCTCTTCGGGCCATCAGACGCTGCCGGACTCCCGCCGCAGGGGAGCTGTATCTCCGCTGTCCGGAATGCGAGCAAGCCCATTGGCGACCTCTTTCGTGTGGCCATCGGAGCTGCCCGAAGTGCCAGAACTATGAAGCGAGTCGGTGGCTGGATCGGCAACAGAGCAAGTTGTTACCAGTATCCTACTTTATGGTGACCTTGACGTTGCCCGCTGAGTTTCGCTCTTTGGCCAGGCGCTTTCAAGCCGAGATCTACACCTGCCTCTTTGCTTGCGCCATCAGCACCCTGAAGGATTTCGGGCTGAACCCCAAACATCTGGGGGCCGATCTGGGCATGACAGCGGTGCTTCACACTCAAACTCGGCGGCTTGATTATCACCCGCATCTCCATGTGATCGTCCCCGGCGGGGGGATTGACAGGCGCAGGCGACAATGGAAAAAGGTCAAGGGCCGGTACCTGTTTAACGAATTCAATCTGGCCCGGGTTTTTCGGGCCCGTTTTCTGGCGGCGCTCAGCAATACGCCGTTGAAAATTCCGCCCAACACCCCGCCGCAATGGGTTGTCAACTGTCAACATGTGGGCACGGGCTTACCGGCGCTGAAATATTTGTCTCGCTACCTCTATCGCGGTGTGATTGCCGAAACCAACATCATCTCCTGCCAAAATGGCGAGGTGACTTTCCGTTACCGGAGTAGCGCTGGACAAACATGCACCCGCACCCTGAAGGGGGAAGATTTTCTCTGGCTGATTCTCCAGCATGTGCTTCCCAAAGGGTTCCGCCGGGTTCGGGATTACGGTTTCCTGCACGGCAATGCCAAGCGGCTCTTGCGGTTGGTGCAGCTTGTTCTGCGCGTCATGGTCGAACCGATTCCCATGCGATCACGACCGGTGTTCCGTTGTCCGCACTGCAAAGCGGCGATGGAAGTCGTTGCCTTTCGGCGACCGATCTATCTGACCGGCTAA
- a CDS encoding DUF4328 domain-containing protein: METTTKNGDFIQSGKKSKILIVMFFISIAADLIAVISGITQYNLLNSALAGADITQSAAEANDAFYGIAGILQVTAFVLTAVFFLMWFYRAHKNLVPLGSSNLQYSPKWAVGGFFIPFLNLVRPYQVAKEIFQKSIPPEDSFIFLNSDYKTPSENIIKNWWGSFIVMSFAGNFAGRHYMRAESIQEISTATSVNMVADCLSIVAAILAIKMVKSIDSLQLNRHQSISIQSS; the protein is encoded by the coding sequence GTGGAAACAACTACGAAAAATGGTGATTTTATCCAAAGTGGAAAAAAATCAAAAATCCTGATAGTGATGTTTTTCATCTCAATTGCAGCAGACCTTATCGCCGTAATCTCAGGGATCACACAATATAATTTGTTAAATTCGGCCTTGGCTGGTGCGGACATTACTCAATCAGCGGCTGAAGCGAATGATGCGTTTTATGGGATAGCCGGAATTTTACAAGTTACTGCATTTGTATTAACCGCAGTTTTTTTCCTAATGTGGTTCTATAGGGCCCACAAGAATTTAGTCCCACTTGGTTCTAGTAATTTACAATATTCACCGAAATGGGCTGTTGGTGGCTTTTTTATCCCATTTCTCAACTTGGTTCGTCCCTACCAAGTAGCAAAAGAAATTTTTCAAAAAAGTATCCCCCCCGAAGATAGTTTCATTTTTTTAAATTCTGACTATAAAACACCATCGGAAAACATAATTAAAAACTGGTGGGGTTCTTTTATAGTCATGAGCTTTGCCGGAAACTTCGCTGGAAGACACTATATGCGTGCAGAAAGTATTCAAGAAATATCAACTGCAACAAGCGTGAATATGGTCGCAGATTGTTTGTCAATTGTTGCTGCAATTTTAGCAATTAAAATGGTTAAATCCATTGACTCTCTTCAACTGAATCGTCATCAGAGTATTTCAATACAAAGCAGCTAA
- a CDS encoding carboxymuconolactone decarboxylase family protein: MEKLKELTKKRKEAHSKLLSLNSKVYKAFLKMEEAAFSDGALQKKHKELIAVGISVVINCESCMQWHIEQSAQAGASQEEVLEAIEVGIEMSGGPGTVSARFALDVISEIYQ; the protein is encoded by the coding sequence ATGGAGAAGTTGAAAGAACTCACCAAGAAACGAAAAGAAGCCCATTCAAAACTACTTTCCCTCAATTCAAAAGTTTACAAAGCATTTCTCAAGATGGAAGAAGCTGCCTTTTCCGATGGCGCACTTCAGAAAAAGCATAAAGAATTAATCGCAGTCGGAATCTCCGTCGTTATCAATTGTGAATCCTGTATGCAATGGCATATTGAACAATCAGCTCAAGCCGGTGCGTCACAAGAAGAGGTTCTCGAAGCAATCGAGGTTGGAATTGAAATGAGCGGTGGCCCAGGAACTGTCTCAGCTCGATTTGCACTTGACGTAATAAGCGAAATTTACCAATAA
- a CDS encoding methyltransferase domain-containing protein — protein sequence MDQSQPGRYTHGHESSTLASHSARTATNSAAYLLPHLKSGMHVLDIGCGPGTITLDLAALVSPGKVVGIENVEAPLLAARAEAAARSDVTTTFQLGDALKLPFENESFDAVHAHQVLQHLTDPVTALREMVRVCKSGGWVAARDADYAAMCWYPELPELEQWRQTYRAAARANGAEPDAGRRLRAWAHAAGISAPQVTASVWNYANTEICQWWGHGQADRCAGEIFAQQAKEQGLSDTDIAGIVDAWRKWGEEPDAWFCLLHGELLAQIYR from the coding sequence ATGGACCAAAGCCAACCCGGTCGTTATACGCACGGACATGAGAGCAGCACCCTCGCTTCTCATAGCGCACGAACAGCTACAAACTCAGCGGCCTATCTTTTGCCCCATCTAAAGTCAGGAATGCACGTCCTAGACATTGGTTGCGGGCCCGGAACGATTACCTTGGATTTGGCTGCGCTTGTCTCACCAGGAAAGGTCGTTGGTATAGAAAACGTCGAGGCGCCACTACTTGCCGCCCGCGCTGAGGCTGCCGCTCGTTCAGATGTCACCACAACATTCCAACTCGGGGATGCTCTGAAACTGCCCTTCGAGAACGAATCTTTTGATGCTGTACACGCTCATCAGGTTCTTCAGCATTTGACCGACCCTGTAACCGCTTTGCGGGAAATGGTACGGGTGTGCAAATCAGGCGGTTGGGTTGCCGCCCGCGATGCGGACTATGCCGCCATGTGTTGGTATCCAGAACTTCCGGAACTCGAGCAATGGCGACAAACCTATCGTGCTGCAGCCCGCGCCAATGGAGCTGAACCTGATGCCGGGAGGCGACTCCGAGCATGGGCGCATGCGGCTGGTATCTCCGCCCCACAAGTCACGGCTTCCGTATGGAATTACGCCAATACGGAAATTTGTCAGTGGTGGGGTCATGGGCAGGCTGACCGTTGTGCGGGTGAAATTTTTGCCCAACAAGCCAAAGAACAAGGACTGAGTGACACAGATATTGCGGGCATTGTCGATGCGTGGCGCAAATGGGGCGAAGAACCTGATGCTTGGTTTTGTCTACTTCACGGTGAATTGCTTGCGCAAATCTATCGGTAA
- a CDS encoding 2-hydroxyacid dehydrogenase, with product MPGDENKSTVDLTPSDPSWSSASPESRIPSENFIVSTRIPASCVATATTSLRLIELVECEEVKKMSIAIISPGHDRSAWIHALQTHQPDLEVEIWPQIGVPERVELALCWNQPPGSLNHLPNLKLISSFGAGVDHLLNDPHVPAGVPIVRLVDPNLRQSMAEYVQLAALGHFRRFKDYSSQQEMKTWQPLSIPSISEVNVGIMGCGDIGRFVGGKLASIGFRVHGWSRTPQQLDHIVTYSGEKELAKFLGYSNILVCLLPLTAATENILNSKLFDQLPPGAYLINVGRGAHLVEADLLKALTSGQLSGALLDVFRQEPLPTEHPFWQHDNIQITPHIASITNPASAAKQIISNYDRLRQGKEPLNIVSRQLGY from the coding sequence ATGCCGGGAGATGAAAATAAGTCAACCGTAGATTTGACCCCTTCTGACCCTTCTTGGTCATCTGCAAGTCCAGAGAGTCGGATTCCATCTGAAAATTTCATTGTTTCGACCCGTATTCCGGCAAGTTGCGTGGCAACGGCCACAACCAGCCTGCGTCTGATTGAGCTTGTGGAGTGTGAGGAGGTAAAAAAAATGTCTATCGCCATTATCTCTCCCGGCCATGACCGTAGTGCATGGATCCATGCGCTGCAGACACATCAACCTGACCTGGAAGTCGAAATCTGGCCTCAGATAGGCGTTCCGGAGCGGGTCGAGCTTGCACTCTGCTGGAATCAGCCTCCCGGCAGTTTGAATCATCTTCCCAACCTGAAATTGATTTCTTCCTTCGGGGCAGGGGTCGACCATTTGCTCAACGACCCGCATGTCCCCGCGGGCGTCCCAATTGTGCGTCTGGTCGATCCGAATCTGCGGCAGTCCATGGCGGAATATGTACAACTCGCCGCCCTGGGGCATTTCCGACGCTTTAAAGATTATAGCAGCCAGCAAGAAATGAAAACCTGGCAACCTCTGTCGATTCCAAGCATTTCAGAGGTGAATGTCGGCATCATGGGGTGTGGTGACATCGGTCGGTTTGTTGGTGGCAAATTAGCTTCAATTGGCTTCAGGGTTCACGGCTGGAGTCGAACGCCGCAGCAACTCGATCATATTGTGACCTATAGCGGCGAGAAAGAGCTGGCAAAGTTTCTCGGATACAGTAACATTCTTGTCTGTCTTCTGCCGCTGACTGCGGCGACGGAGAATATTCTCAATAGCAAACTTTTCGATCAGCTCCCGCCGGGAGCCTATCTTATAAATGTAGGCCGCGGCGCTCATTTGGTCGAGGCAGACCTGCTGAAGGCTCTTACCTCAGGTCAGCTGTCCGGCGCCCTGCTGGATGTCTTTCGGCAAGAACCGCTACCGACAGAACATCCCTTCTGGCAACATGATAATATCCAAATAACTCCGCATATCGCCAGCATCACCAATCCTGCTTCCGCAGCGAAGCAAATCATTTCGAACTATGATCGTCTGCGTCAGGGAAAAGAACCATTGAATATTGTAAGTCGTCAGCTTGGCTACTGA
- a CDS encoding flavodoxin family protein, with translation MKIIGFTASPRKKGNTAWVMDKILEGAKEQGAETQSWHFSDLDIKPCQGCLCCHNGEDRSCIIHDDMQELYGAIESADALVLGSPVYMGQMSAQAKIFVDRLFSLISPRFSPYYKEKVIKMKLILVFTQGNPDTDMFKVYFDYTKSMFQLLEFDVRGVHVIAGMRNGPAHEREGLDMTMKGIGSSLL, from the coding sequence ATGAAAATCATCGGATTTACCGCAAGCCCACGGAAAAAAGGAAATACCGCCTGGGTAATGGACAAGATACTTGAAGGTGCAAAAGAGCAAGGCGCCGAAACCCAATCCTGGCATTTCAGCGATCTCGACATAAAGCCCTGTCAGGGTTGTCTTTGCTGTCACAATGGGGAAGATCGAAGTTGTATCATTCATGACGACATGCAGGAATTGTATGGTGCGATTGAGAGTGCGGATGCTCTTGTCCTCGGCTCGCCGGTTTATATGGGGCAAATGAGTGCACAGGCGAAAATATTTGTCGATAGGTTGTTTTCTCTAATTTCTCCGCGATTCTCACCGTATTACAAAGAAAAAGTTATAAAAATGAAGCTGATTCTTGTATTTACTCAGGGTAATCCTGATACTGACATGTTCAAGGTGTATTTTGATTATACGAAAAGCATGTTCCAGTTACTTGAGTTTGATGTGAGAGGAGTACATGTGATTGCGGGTATGAGAAATGGACCAGCGCATGAAAGAGAAGGCCTTGATATGACTATGAAAGGAATCGGATCGTCATTGTTGTAG
- a CDS encoding Vat family streptogramin A O-acetyltransferase, whose translation MLDISTGVHLNGPNPLDKHPMAGFPQVCFIKNTVTNPNIVIGDYTYYDDPEDSEDFERNVLYHFPFIGDRLVIGKFCAIARGVKFIMNGANHKISGISTYPFQIFGNGWEKVMPQPGDLPYKGDTIIGNDVWIGYDCLIMPGVKIGNGAIISSRSVVVSDVPAYAVVGGNPAKVIKERFSQEIVLALEKIAWWDWPIEEITKHLAVIVSADVEALRVCTDV comes from the coding sequence ATGTTAGACATCTCAACAGGAGTCCATTTGAACGGCCCGAATCCACTAGACAAGCACCCGATGGCGGGTTTCCCGCAGGTATGCTTCATCAAGAATACTGTTACCAATCCGAATATCGTCATTGGTGACTACACCTACTACGACGATCCTGAAGATTCAGAGGACTTTGAGCGTAACGTTCTTTACCACTTTCCGTTCATTGGGGACCGTCTGGTCATCGGGAAGTTTTGTGCGATAGCCCGTGGCGTCAAGTTCATCATGAATGGCGCAAACCACAAGATTTCCGGCATCTCCACTTATCCATTCCAGATTTTCGGAAACGGGTGGGAAAAGGTCATGCCCCAGCCCGGTGACCTTCCTTACAAAGGCGATACCATCATTGGCAACGATGTCTGGATAGGGTATGACTGTCTCATTATGCCCGGCGTAAAAATCGGCAATGGTGCAATCATTTCCTCGCGTTCCGTAGTCGTTAGCGATGTGCCTGCCTATGCCGTAGTCGGAGGCAACCCGGCAAAGGTAATCAAGGAACGCTTTTCGCAAGAAATTGTCTTGGCGCTTGAGAAAATCGCTTGGTGGGACTGGCCAATTGAAGAAATCACAAAGCACTTGGCCGTTATCGTGTCCGCAGACGTTGAAGCGCTGAGGGTGTGTACCGATGTCTAA
- a CDS encoding molybdopterin-dependent oxidoreductase gives MNFFCSKDCPDLCAARITAVAPEFKVEGIAEPWSDPGFVCAKFKTFARREINNGLKSWQSMAGGSCEYATDQDALTALATFLEPFRKKKILFQRGSGSLAYNMYCWDQLFASFGNCWNVSGGPCDDTGTAAHIADFGVLANPDITGLENAATIIIYGRNAAATSPHLYAYLKKLRRAGKKIIYIDPVKTRTADLADRFILINPGCDGLLACALLVELGHQRGYNAAALCATAGVSTEDFADLLACIRGGRTAHIQGSGLQRQRNGMNAFRWINRLAVKTGMQDLLFWGHGSKRLWEKPHANFAGQIHVDQLATVLAAGEFDLFVNVAANPLMTMPDIHLWRSGMSATPSLVIGTNHDETAQQATFFLKVGGMFAQSDFMASNFFSHNYSRTNLTSELSDVDAATLLAGKLHLPLKIKERAQIKKTEMPQRTYRTQELDLTMPESRDKFQLLTASHASYLNSQTLPGMEQGLQVVHLNSADASTRAIKTGDDLRICGPCGEFVASALVTDDIARGTLMCWKNIPMKQGYTNNAIPNRLTDSGDGLALYAVYVEIEKI, from the coding sequence ATGAACTTTTTTTGCAGCAAGGATTGCCCCGACCTTTGTGCCGCCAGAATCACGGCCGTTGCCCCGGAGTTCAAAGTGGAGGGGATTGCCGAACCCTGGTCCGATCCCGGATTTGTCTGCGCCAAGTTCAAAACTTTTGCCCGGCGCGAAATCAACAATGGCCTCAAATCATGGCAAAGCATGGCTGGCGGATCATGTGAATACGCCACCGATCAGGACGCGCTGACCGCCCTGGCCACTTTTCTGGAACCGTTCCGCAAGAAAAAAATTCTTTTCCAGCGCGGCTCGGGCAGCCTGGCCTATAACATGTACTGCTGGGACCAGCTCTTTGCCAGCTTCGGCAACTGCTGGAACGTCTCCGGCGGACCCTGCGACGATACCGGCACGGCTGCGCACATCGCTGATTTCGGAGTCCTGGCCAACCCGGACATCACCGGACTGGAAAACGCCGCCACCATCATCATTTACGGCAGGAACGCCGCGGCAACCAGCCCGCATCTTTATGCCTACCTGAAGAAGCTGCGCCGGGCCGGAAAAAAAATCATCTATATCGACCCGGTCAAAACCCGCACCGCCGACCTGGCTGATCGGTTCATCCTCATCAATCCGGGCTGTGACGGCCTGCTCGCCTGCGCCCTGCTGGTCGAACTGGGCCACCAGCGCGGCTACAACGCCGCCGCGCTGTGCGCAACCGCCGGAGTCTCAACGGAGGACTTTGCTGACCTGCTAGCCTGTATCCGCGGTGGCCGGACCGCCCACATCCAGGGCTCCGGGCTGCAGCGCCAGCGCAACGGCATGAACGCCTTTCGCTGGATCAACCGGCTGGCGGTGAAAACCGGCATGCAGGATCTGCTGTTCTGGGGCCACGGCTCCAAGCGGCTGTGGGAAAAACCGCACGCCAACTTTGCCGGCCAGATCCATGTCGACCAACTCGCCACAGTTCTAGCCGCCGGCGAATTCGACCTGTTTGTCAATGTTGCCGCCAATCCGCTCATGACCATGCCGGACATCCACCTCTGGCGCTCCGGGATGAGCGCAACCCCCAGTTTGGTGATCGGCACCAATCACGATGAGACTGCGCAGCAGGCGACCTTTTTCCTGAAAGTCGGCGGCATGTTCGCGCAAAGCGATTTCATGGCCAGCAACTTTTTCTCCCACAATTACAGCCGCACCAACCTGACCAGCGAACTGAGCGATGTCGACGCCGCCACCCTGCTGGCCGGCAAACTGCACCTGCCCCTGAAGATCAAGGAACGCGCCCAGATCAAAAAAACTGAAATGCCCCAACGCACCTACCGGACCCAAGAACTTGATCTGACCATGCCCGAATCGCGGGACAAGTTCCAACTGCTGACCGCCTCCCACGCCAGCTACCTCAACTCACAAACCCTGCCGGGGATGGAGCAGGGGCTGCAGGTGGTTCACCTCAACAGCGCCGACGCCAGCACCCGCGCCATAAAAACCGGCGACGATCTGCGCATTTGCGGTCCTTGCGGCGAGTTTGTCGCCAGCGCCCTGGTCACGGACGACATTGCCCGGGGCACCCTGATGTGCTGGAAGAATATTCCGATGAAACAAGGCTATACCAACAACGCCATCCCGAACCGACTGACGGATTCAGGGGACGGGCTGGCCTTGTATGCGGTGTATGTGGAGATTGAGAAGATTTGA
- a CDS encoding 6-phosphofructokinase: MTAYKGTIGILTGGGDVPGLNPAIRAITVRALREGFKVIGIRRGWAGLVDMIPDPQADNSNNYRVLSEDLVNRAGRTGGTFLHTSRTRPSHLPLSNLPSHLRDKYQDDINDVTADVLKNIEFLGIDTLIPIGGDDTLSYGLRLHQEGVKVVAIPKTMDNDVPGTDYCIGFSTCVTRTIEMTHSLRTCAGSHERFLVLEVFGRYAGFSALLPAMAGASDRCIIPEYPFAIEKLVELLSQDRHKHPSNYSVVLISEGATMLHQNNMSFEGDEQDQYGHKKLGGIGDQVARELKELSPQFNDGRRVNVVNQRLGYLVRGGDPDAIDSIVPMAFGNLALDLVLQGISGRLVSLRNGCYDNVPIDVVTGRKKIVDVHKYYNAERLRPRYESFSRQPLFIMTSDV; encoded by the coding sequence ATGACGGCATATAAAGGGACGATTGGAATTCTGACTGGCGGCGGCGATGTCCCCGGGCTGAATCCGGCGATCAGGGCGATTACCGTGCGGGCGTTGCGCGAGGGGTTCAAGGTCATCGGTATTCGGCGCGGCTGGGCCGGGCTGGTGGATATGATTCCCGATCCGCAGGCGGACAACAGCAATAATTATCGCGTACTGAGCGAAGATCTGGTCAACCGTGCAGGGCGGACCGGCGGGACCTTTCTGCATACCTCGCGGACTCGGCCGAGCCATCTGCCGCTGAGCAACCTGCCTTCCCATCTGCGTGATAAATATCAGGACGACATCAATGATGTGACCGCGGATGTGCTGAAGAATATTGAATTTCTCGGCATTGATACGCTGATCCCAATCGGTGGCGACGATACTCTCAGCTATGGGCTCCGGCTGCATCAGGAAGGGGTCAAGGTGGTGGCTATTCCGAAAACCATGGACAACGATGTTCCCGGCACCGACTACTGCATCGGTTTTTCCACCTGCGTCACCCGTACCATCGAAATGACCCACAGCCTGCGCACCTGCGCCGGTTCCCACGAACGGTTCCTGGTGCTGGAGGTGTTCGGTCGGTATGCCGGCTTCTCAGCGTTGTTGCCGGCTATGGCCGGGGCGTCGGATCGTTGTATTATCCCCGAGTATCCTTTTGCCATCGAGAAGCTGGTGGAGCTCCTCAGCCAGGATCGACATAAACATCCGAGCAACTACTCGGTCGTGCTGATTTCCGAGGGCGCAACCATGTTGCATCAGAACAATATGTCCTTTGAAGGGGATGAGCAGGATCAGTACGGGCATAAGAAGCTTGGCGGGATCGGTGATCAGGTGGCCCGTGAGCTGAAAGAGTTGTCACCGCAATTCAATGACGGCCGACGGGTCAATGTCGTGAATCAGCGCCTCGGCTACCTGGTTCGTGGCGGTGACCCCGATGCCATCGATTCCATCGTGCCCATGGCGTTTGGCAACCTGGCTCTGGATTTGGTGCTGCAGGGGATCTCCGGCCGTCTGGTCAGCCTGCGCAACGGTTGCTACGACAATGTGCCCATTGACGTGGTCACCGGGCGGAAGAAAATTGTCGATGTCCACAAGTACTACAACGCCGAGCGTCTGCGCCCCCGCTACGAGTCCTTTTCCCGGCAGCCGCTGTTCATCATGACCAGTGATGTTTAG